The DNA region TGATCCCCCATGACGTTCACTTGCAGATCGGCTCGCTGCTGTTCGAGGCGGTCGACCAGATCGATCTGACCGGCCCCTTCGAGGTGCTGTCGCGGATTCCCAACGCGACCTATCGCATCTACGGCAAGACGGCCGGCGCGGTTCGCGACGTCAAGGGATTGCGGCTGACGCCCGATGGCACGCTGGCCGAGGCGCCGCCGCTCGATGTCCTGCATGTGCCGGGTGGATTCGGCCAGGAAGCCCTGATGGACGACGAGGAGGTGCTCGGCTGGATCCGCCAGCAGGCGGCGGGGGCATGCAGCATCTTCTCGGTGTGCACCGGTGCTCTGCTGTGCGGCGCTGCCGGGCTGTTGAAGGGACGCAGGGCGACCACCCATTGGGCGTCGTTTCATCTGCTGCCGCTGTTCGGCGCGATCCCGGTCAACGAGCGCGTGGTGGTCGACGGCAGCTACATCTTTGCCGCCGGCGTCACCGCGGGCATCGACGGTGCGTTGCGGCTTGCGGCCGAATTGCGCGGCGACGATGCCGCGCGCGCGATCCAGCTCTACATGGCCTATGCGCCGGAGCCGCCGTTCGACAGCGGTACGCCGGAGACCGCGCCGCCCGCGATCCTCGCGCAATCGCGAGAGTCTGTGCGCGCCATTACCGCGCAGCGGGAAGGGACGGCACGGCGCGTCGGCGCACGGCTTGGTGTTGTTGTTCAGGAATAGCGCGCTGCGGCGCCGATTTTTGAACCAGTCGTCCTGGCGAAAGCCAGGACCCATAACCACCGAACATGGACTGTGGTGGGATGGCGGCCCCAGCGTCGCGCAACAAAACCCGAACAGGGTAATGGGTCCTGGCTTTCGCCAGGACGACGTTGAGTGCTTAGATGCTCGGTGTTCTAATTCCCGGGCTCGAACGTGCAGTCGGCGCCGCCGCCGGCCTTGTCCTTGATCGCGGCCGGATCGAGCGTGCAGGACAGTTTTGACAGCGCCTCGTAGATGGTGCCGGCGGCGCCGTCGCCGGGCACGCCGGCCAGTGCTACGGTGGCATAGATCGCGTTGGCCTCGGCGCCCTTCACGGTGCGGGTGTGGTGGCCGAAGGTCAATTCGCAGGAGCGCGAAGTGATGTCGACATTGCTGGCGCGGCAGACGACCTTGTCCGCCGTGACCACGATCTTCTTGGTGCAGGGGAAATTGCTGTTGCCGTTGAAAAACGCGGCGACCGCCTTCTTCGCCTTGGCAGGCATCGGCGAATAGGGCGCGACGACGCCGGCCAGCGCCAATCCGACCGAGCCGGAGGCGGTCGCGGGGGCGGCTGACGCACTGGAAGTCGCGGCCAGCGCGAGCGCGCCTGTGACAATCATCAATCCGGTGAATTTCATCCTGGCCTCCCGCATACTGCGCATTTTCGCGACGCGGAATCGCTACCACGGGCTGTGTCGGATCATGGTGAGGCGGTTCACAGCGCTCCCACAACTTCGCGTGAGGAATCCGCTCCGCGGATAGGGCAGGGCGGCCCCGCGCGGATCGGCTTGCACGATCGCGCCATCGGCGTCACAGTCCGGTTCGCGGCAGCGATGCCGCCAACAATGACGGCAAAGAACGCTTAAGTCCGAGGAACGCCGAGGAAAACGTCATGGCGGCCATGCGCATCGACTGCGACATCCATCCCGCGGTGGGGGGAACGCGCACCACGCTGCTGCCCTATCTCAGCGATCACTGGAAGGAGCAGGTGGTCAGCCGCGCCATCGATGGGCTCGATCTCAACTCCTATCCGCCATCGATGCCGCTCTCCGGCCGGGCCGACTGGCGGCCGGCCGACGGCAGCAAGCCGGGCGGCGATCTTGCGATGGTGCAGCGCGGCGCGTTCGACCAGCTCGGTGCCAGCCACGCCATCTGCAATGTCGTCTATGGCGCGCAGGCGGTGTTCGATTCCTACATGGCGGCGGACTTCTGCAAGGCGATCAACGACTGGATCGCGGCGGAATGGCTCGCCAAGGACAACCGGCTGCGCGCTTCGATCGTGGTGCCGATCCAGGCACCGGACCTTGCGGTCGAGGAGATCGAGCGTCGGGCCAAGGACAATCGCTTCGTCTCCATCTTGGTGCCGTCGCAGGGCGAGACGCTGCTCGGGCGGCGGCACTATTGGCCGATCTATCAGGCCGCTGAGAAATACAGACTGCCGCTCGCGATCCACGCCGGCAGCGCCTATCGGACGGCGCCGAGCTCGGTCGGCTGGCCGTCCTATCGCTACGAATATTATCTCGCCGAGGCGCAGGCTTTCCAGGCGCAGGCGTTGAGCCTGATCTATGAGGGCGTGTTCGGCAAATTCCCGGGCCTGACCGTCGTGCTGATGGAATCGGGCGTGAGCTGGCTGCCGACTTTCATGTGGCGGGCGAACAAGACCTGGCGCGGCGTCCGCGTCGAGGTGCCCTGGGTCGAGCGCGAGCCCGCCGCGATCATCCGCGACCATTTCCGCGTCACCATGCAGCCGTTCGACGCCCCGCCGGATGCGACCGGCGTGGCCGACGTGATCGATCAGATCGGCTCGGACAAGATGTTCCTGTTCGCCTCCGACTATCCGCACTGGCAGTTCAACGGCGACGACCCGATCCCGCCGCATCTGCCGAAGGCCCTCGTCAAGCGGATGTGCGAAGACAATCCGCTCGAAACCTTTCCGCGATTGAAGCTCGACTCTTAAGGGAGCAGCGCATGAGTGACGTCATCGACCGCCCGATGCTGGAAACAGAAAAGACCGCGGCGACGCGGCTGCGGATCATCGACTGCGACGTCCATCCGAGCATCCACTCGCATGACGACCTCAACGAGTTCCTGCCGAAGCGCTGGCAGCAGCATCTCAAGGAATACGGCAGTCATCTGCGCACGCCCTATATCGGCACCACGCCGTATCCGCGTTCCTCGCCGCTGATTGCGCGGCGCGACGCCTGGCCGCCGACCGGGGGGGTGCCCGGCTCCGATCTCGACTTCATGCGCAAGCAGCACCTCGATCCGTTCGACGTCGAGTTCGGCATCTTGCAGGTGCTCGACCTCTTCATCTTCTCGCAGCAGAACCTCGAATTCGGCGCCGCGATCCAGCGCGCTATCAATGACTGGCAGCTCGCGTTCTGGGCGCACCGCGATCCGCGCCTGAAGGCCTCGATCCTGGTCGGGCAGGACGGCAGCGATCTCGGCCTCGCCGAGATCGAGCGCTGCGCCAGGACCGGTGAATACATCCAGATCAACGTCTCGCCGCGCGCCAACGAGCCGCTCGGCCGTCGCCGCTACTGGCCGATCTACGAGCGCGCGCAGGCGCTCGATCTGCCGCTCGGCATCCATGTCGGCGGCTATGGCGGGCACGCGCCGACCGGCGGCGGCTGGCCGTCCTACTACTGCGAGGAGCATCAGTCGAATGCGCACACGATGGCCTCGATGCTCACCAGCCTGGTGCTCGAAGGCGTGCCGGAGCGCTTCCCGAAACTAAAGATCGTGTTCATCGAGGGCGGCTTCGGCTGGATCCCGTCGACGATATGGCGGATGGACCAGCATTTCGAGCGCTTCCGCAGCGAGGTGCCGCATCTCAAGCGCAAGCCGAGCGAATATGTGAAGAATCAGTTCTGGTTCACGACCCAGCCGATCGACGAGCCGGACGAGGCGAAACATCTGCGCCAGCTGATCGAATGGGTCGGCATCGATCGCCTGCTGTTCTCGTCGGACTATCCGCACTGGGACTATGACGACGCGCGCTACGCCTTCAAGACGCCGCTGACGGAGGCCGAGCGGCGCAAGATCTTCAACACCAATGCGCGCGCGGTTTACAAGTTCTAGGACTGAGGATGGCCCGTCACATCGTCGCGCGCACCAGCGAGATTCCTGCCGGCGGCAACAAGGTGTTCGGCATCGAGGGCCGCGACATCGTCGTGTTCCATGTCAACGGCGAGTTCTTTGCGCTGCTCAACCGCTGCCCGCATGAGGGGGCGCCGCTGGAGAAGGCGGCCTGCGTCGCGCGGCTGACCTCGCCGGAGCCCGGCATCTACCAGCGCGACCGCGTCGGCGAGATGCTGCGCTGTCCGTGGCATGGCTGGGAGTTCGACATGCGCAACGGCCAGTCCTGGTTCGATCCGAGCCGCCTCAAAATCCGCTCCTACCCGGTCGCGGTCGAGAGCGGCGCGGAATTGCAGAAGGGCCCTTACGTGGCCGAGACCTTTCCGGTGCACATCGAGGACAATTACGTGATCGTGGAGATGTAGGCGCAGCTCGAACCCGGCCGTTCCCAGTATTTATTGCAATTCATGCAATAATGAAGTGCCGGTGGCGCCAATTCTCTTGGTCGGCGCAATGAGCCATCTTGAAGTCGTGAACGGGACAGCCCCACCACGATTTCAGGAACCGGACCATGAAGCTCTACCATTTTCCACTGTCGGGCCACGCGCACCGCGCCCGCCTTTTCATCTCGCTGCTCGGCATTCCGCATGAACTGATCGAAGTCGATCTTCGATCGGGCGCGCAGAAGACGACGGAATACCTCGCCCTCAATCCGTTCGGCCAGGTGCCGGTGCTGGATGATGACGGCACCGTCGTTCCGGATTCCAACGCGATCCTGGTGTATCTCGCGACCAAGCTCGGCCGCACCGACTGGCTCCCCACCGACGCCAAGGGCGCTGCTGCCGTGCAGCGCTGGCTGTCGGTCGCCGCCGGCGATCTCGCGTTCGGCCCCGCGGCGGCGCGGCTCGTCACCGTGTTCGGCGCAAAATTCAATCCGGAAGACGTGATCGGCCGTGCGCATGTGCTGCTGAAGCGGCTCGAAGCCCATCTCGCCGGCCGCGACTGGCTGGTCGGCACGCAGCCGACGATCGCCGATA from Bradyrhizobium genosp. L includes:
- a CDS encoding DJ-1/PfpI family protein, producing the protein MIPHDVHLQIGSLLFEAVDQIDLTGPFEVLSRIPNATYRIYGKTAGAVRDVKGLRLTPDGTLAEAPPLDVLHVPGGFGQEALMDDEEVLGWIRQQAAGACSIFSVCTGALLCGAAGLLKGRRATTHWASFHLLPLFGAIPVNERVVVDGSYIFAAGVTAGIDGALRLAAELRGDDAARAIQLYMAYAPEPPFDSGTPETAPPAILAQSRESVRAITAQREGTARRVGARLGVVVQE
- a CDS encoding amidohydrolase family protein, giving the protein MAAMRIDCDIHPAVGGTRTTLLPYLSDHWKEQVVSRAIDGLDLNSYPPSMPLSGRADWRPADGSKPGGDLAMVQRGAFDQLGASHAICNVVYGAQAVFDSYMAADFCKAINDWIAAEWLAKDNRLRASIVVPIQAPDLAVEEIERRAKDNRFVSILVPSQGETLLGRRHYWPIYQAAEKYRLPLAIHAGSAYRTAPSSVGWPSYRYEYYLAEAQAFQAQALSLIYEGVFGKFPGLTVVLMESGVSWLPTFMWRANKTWRGVRVEVPWVEREPAAIIRDHFRVTMQPFDAPPDATGVADVIDQIGSDKMFLFASDYPHWQFNGDDPIPPHLPKALVKRMCEDNPLETFPRLKLDS
- a CDS encoding amidohydrolase family protein, producing the protein MSDVIDRPMLETEKTAATRLRIIDCDVHPSIHSHDDLNEFLPKRWQQHLKEYGSHLRTPYIGTTPYPRSSPLIARRDAWPPTGGVPGSDLDFMRKQHLDPFDVEFGILQVLDLFIFSQQNLEFGAAIQRAINDWQLAFWAHRDPRLKASILVGQDGSDLGLAEIERCARTGEYIQINVSPRANEPLGRRRYWPIYERAQALDLPLGIHVGGYGGHAPTGGGWPSYYCEEHQSNAHTMASMLTSLVLEGVPERFPKLKIVFIEGGFGWIPSTIWRMDQHFERFRSEVPHLKRKPSEYVKNQFWFTTQPIDEPDEAKHLRQLIEWVGIDRLLFSSDYPHWDYDDARYAFKTPLTEAERRKIFNTNARAVYKF
- a CDS encoding Rieske (2Fe-2S) protein codes for the protein MARHIVARTSEIPAGGNKVFGIEGRDIVVFHVNGEFFALLNRCPHEGAPLEKAACVARLTSPEPGIYQRDRVGEMLRCPWHGWEFDMRNGQSWFDPSRLKIRSYPVAVESGAELQKGPYVAETFPVHIEDNYVIVEM
- a CDS encoding glutathione S-transferase family protein, which produces MKLYHFPLSGHAHRARLFISLLGIPHELIEVDLRSGAQKTTEYLALNPFGQVPVLDDDGTVVPDSNAILVYLATKLGRTDWLPTDAKGAAAVQRWLSVAAGDLAFGPAAARLVTVFGAKFNPEDVIGRAHVLLKRLEAHLAGRDWLVGTQPTIADIALYSYLSSAPEGNVDLSPYLRVNAFLRRIEALPGFVPFAKTSAGLTAAA